Sequence from the Leptospira johnsonii genome:
GGAAAACTTTCCGACCAAAACGGAAAGAGAGTTCCTTTCGTTCAGTTCGGATATTTATTAAGCGCAGTTTCTAAACCCATTATGGGATTTTTCACTTTCCCTCTTTGGATCTTTTTATCCAGGACCATGGATCGATTGGGGAAGGGGATCAGAACAGGTGCAAGAGACGCATTACTTTCAGACGAGGCAACACAAGAAACCAAAGGTACAGTGTTCGGATTCCATCGTTCTATGGATACTTTAGGAGCGGTGATCGGACCTACGTTCGCTTTAGTGTTTCTATTCTTTTATCCGGAAAATTATTCTGTTCTGTTCTTTATAGCGGCAATTCCAGGACTCTCCGCATTTTTGATCTCGGGTCTTCTCAAAGAAAAGAGCAAAGACATTCAGATAACACAAGAGAAACCAAACTTTCTCTCTTACTTTATCTATTGGAAGAATGCACCGATCGCTTATAAAAAATTAGTGATCGGCCTTTTGATCTTCGGATTAATCAATAGCTCCGATCTTTTTCTTCTTTTAATGGCAAAAGCAAAAGGATTAGAAGATTCACAGGTAATCGGAATATACATTTTTTATAATCTAGTTTACGCCTTATTTTCACTTCCTGCGGGTATCTTTGCCGATAAGTTCGGGCTCAAACCAACTTTGGTCTTGGGTTTATTCGTATTCGCTTTTGTATATGGAGGAATGGCATTCGCAGAAAATCAGATCCATTTTTATTCCTTATTCTTTTTATACGGGATCTATGCTGCCAGCACAGAAGGGATCTCCAAGGCATTAATCACTAATATCACTCCTAAAACAGATTCAGCTTCTGCCATAGGGACATTCGCTGGATTGAATAGTATTGCAGCTTTGATTGCGAGTAATCTGGGCGGATTGATCTGGTTTTATTCCGGTCCTAAAAGTATGTTCGCAGTTTCTGCTCTAGTTTCTATAACCGTCGCTTTCTATTTCGCCCGTCTTTCCATCAAGAACAGAGAAAGTTCACTCTCCTTCTAACTCTTCTAGAATAGGACAGTCGGGTCTATGATCTCCGTGACAATGTTTCGCTAAATGAGTGAGAGTATCGCACATGGATTGTAATTCCAAAATTTTAGCCTGCATTTCTTTTACATGACTCATGGCGAGAGATTTGACCTGTGCACTTGCCCTGGATTTATTTTTCCAGAGTCCCAATAACTGTTTGATCTCCTGCAAAGGAAACCCCAAACCTCTGGCCCTTTTGATAAATCTCAGTGTATGTATGTCTTTTTCTGAATATAATCTGTACCCAGATTCAGCCCGAATGGGTTTGGACACTAATCCTATAGATTCGTAATGACGGACTAATTTCGGGTTTACCCCGGATAATTTGGCTACTTCTCCGATATTCATAAAATCATAACCTTCCAATCATTAGAAGGTTTAAAAAACTCATTTTTTACGAAAAAAATGATTTTTTTTGGATTAGGGCCTTGACCTTCCCACTATTGGAAGGTTGAGAATAGGAATATAGATCAAGGAGAAATAAAATGTACCAAATCAAATTATCAGGAATGACCTGCGATCATTGCGTAAGGACAGTATCTAAAACAATCCAATCCTTCGATACAGAAACTAAACCTGTGGTGGATCTAAACTCGCAGACTGCACGTTTCGAAACCGAGAAGGATATTACTTCTCTTTCGAAAATGTTAGAGGAAGAAGGTTATCCTGTGGTTTCCATCAATAAGGAGTAAACAGATGAGCGCAGAAATTAGAGAAGATATCAAGACCTTCTCCCCCGAAGGAAAAACATCCGAGATCACTTTAGATCTTTTCGGAATGACCTGTGCCAACTGTGCAAGAAGGATTGAAACAGGTTTGAACAAAGTCGACGGAGTGGAGGAAGCTCGGGTCAATTTCGGAAGAGAAACCGCATTCGTTCGATTTAAAGATCCGATTGAACCTTCACAATTATTTTCTAAAGTAGAATCCTTAGGTTATTCTGCAAAAGAACATTCCGAGAACAATTATAAAGAAACGGAAGAGCTTCATCGGAAAGAAAGATCCAAATTAAGATATAGGTTTTTTATCTCACTCTTATTTGTATCTCCCCTATTCTATTCCATGGTTTCCCATTTTTCGTTTTTGGAATTCTTGCCGAATCCAAAAGCCCTCATGCATCCTTGGATACAATTCCTGTTGGCATTTCCTGTCCAGTTCTGGATCGGATTTCCATTTTACAAAAGTTCATTCAGAGCCATCAAAAACGGAAGCGCGAACATGGACGTTTTGGTTTCCTTAGGAACCTCTGCGGCATTCGGATACAGCTTTATACTTTCTCTCTTGCAAGGGATCCAGCAGGGAGATCTATTCTTCTCTTCTTTTTGGGAAGAAGGCACACATATACATTCACTTCCTCCTCTGTATTACGAAACGTCTGCAGTATTACTTTGCTTTATAATCGCCGGAAAATGGATGGAAGCAGAAGCAAAAGGCAAAAGTTCTTCCGCAATCCAAACCTTGCTGGAATTAAAAC
This genomic interval carries:
- a CDS encoding MFS transporter, with translation MKKITKAVWILSFISLFTDISSEMLYPIMPLYLKSIGFSVVLIGVLEGFAEAIAGLSKGYFGKLSDQNGKRVPFVQFGYLLSAVSKPIMGFFTFPLWIFLSRTMDRLGKGIRTGARDALLSDEATQETKGTVFGFHRSMDTLGAVIGPTFALVFLFFYPENYSVLFFIAAIPGLSAFLISGLLKEKSKDIQITQEKPNFLSYFIYWKNAPIAYKKLVIGLLIFGLINSSDLFLLLMAKAKGLEDSQVIGIYIFYNLVYALFSLPAGIFADKFGLKPTLVLGLFVFAFVYGGMAFAENQIHFYSLFFLYGIYAASTEGISKALITNITPKTDSASAIGTFAGLNSIAALIASNLGGLIWFYSGPKSMFAVSALVSITVAFYFARLSIKNRESSLSF
- the cueR gene encoding Cu(I)-responsive transcriptional regulator; this encodes MNIGEVAKLSGVNPKLVRHYESIGLVSKPIRAESGYRLYSEKDIHTLRFIKRARGLGFPLQEIKQLLGLWKNKSRASAQVKSLAMSHVKEMQAKILELQSMCDTLTHLAKHCHGDHRPDCPILEELEGE
- a CDS encoding heavy-metal-associated domain-containing protein, which codes for MYQIKLSGMTCDHCVRTVSKTIQSFDTETKPVVDLNSQTARFETEKDITSLSKMLEEEGYPVVSINKE